In Physeter macrocephalus isolate SW-GA unplaced genomic scaffold, ASM283717v5 random_985, whole genome shotgun sequence, one DNA window encodes the following:
- the CUNH1orf216 gene encoding UPF0500 protein C1orf216 homolog: protein MFAIQPGVAEGGQFLGDPPPGVCQPELQPDSNSNFMASAKDTNENWHGMPGQVEPILIRSFSELPSDNQAFQDPGLPEGEVRSPPEGAEIPGAGPEKMGDASTVCSPLEDNGYASSSLSIDSPSRSPEPACGTPPSPGPPAPLLPSVAQAVQQLQAQERYKEQEKEKHHVHLVMYRRLALLQWIRGLQHQLVDQQARLQESFDTILDNRKELIRCLQQRAAPSTPQEQG from the coding sequence ATGTTTGCCATCCAGCCAGGGGTAGCTGAAGGGGGTCAGTTCCTGGGGGACCCGCCTCCTGGAGTATGTCAGCCCGAGCTTCAACCAGACAGCAACTCCAACTTCATGGCAAGTGCCAAAGATACCAATGAGAATTGGCATGGGATGCCAGGCCAAGTGGAACCCATACTGATAAGGAGCTTCTCTGAGTTGCCCTCTGACAACCAGGCCTTCCAGGATCCTGGACTCCCTGAGGGGGAGGTCCGCAGCCCACCAGAGGGGGCAGAGATCCCTGGAGCTGGGCCTGAGAAGATGGGTGATGCCAGCACAGTCTGCTCCCCTCTGGAGGACAACGGCTATGCCAGCAGCTCCCTGAGCATTGACAGCCCTAGCCGCAGCCCTGAGCCTGCCTGTGGgacccctcccagccctggccctccAGCTCCCCTTCTGCCCTCGGTGGCCCAGGCCGTACAGCAGCTGCAGGCTCAAGAGCGCTAtaaagagcaggagaaggaaaagcaccATGTGCACTTGGTGATGTACCGTCGCCTGGCCCTGCTCCAGTGGATCCGGGGCCTGCAGCACCAGTTGGTTGACCAGCAGGCCCGTCTGCAGGAGAGCTTTGACACCATTCTAGATAACCGGAAGGAGCTTATCCGCTGTCTCCAACAGAGGGCAGCACCATCCACACCCCAGGAGCAGGGCTAA